Proteins found in one Candidatus Cybelea sp. genomic segment:
- the pbpC gene encoding penicillin-binding protein 1C, translating to MKLFAPLLALAALPAIVALARSGIDVAKIHLTRGSVTYTDRSGIPLGTILGGDSTHTVGVPLDAVSPQFQEAIVAAEDARFRQHGGVDLFALLRAAREYAIFGEARSGGSTIEMQLARLLYPSTPRGGALAQMKDKLAQIATAERIEIGSSKAAVLEAYVNRAPMGGNLYGVEAAARTYFGEPASDLDLAQASLLAAIPNDPSRLAPDSNWHALRRRQRYVLDRMVALGSIDRTTADRAFAETLDVRRHDSGIADAPHALFDLYRSGSGAGGRERTTLDRSLQRFVQAQTQDVIAALARYHVSDAAALVADNRTGDVLAYVGSPDYFSDAALGRNDGVQALRQAGSSLKPFTYELALERETIRSTTILPDIPAAYAIPGGRLYQPADYSGRFSGPVRVRYALANSLNVPAVRVLSDLGVANLLDRLHELGFVHLDRPASYYGLGLTLGSGEVSLWELVQAYVTMAREGDFLALHLADDSGLDRQVGEAPKWELVTDILADPHARSHSFGLHSVLEMPFPAAVKTGTSSDFHDTWTVGFTRDYTVGVWVGNFDGSAMRGVSGVTGAGPLWNRIMLHLYERSAEPPPFTTPRGYVRIPICATTGRTPSRRQPCPATVQEWVKPQDIASLRPRSEPIALRIAFPSDGDTFVLNAASNALQQRSQQIALHAIGSLGKVRWTVDGKPLALDANGDAFWPLRLGAWRIEAHDGKRNTSVTIRVIPPTPPRPGFTR from the coding sequence ATGAAACTCTTTGCTCCCCTGCTCGCGCTTGCGGCCCTCCCTGCGATTGTGGCGCTCGCGCGCTCCGGCATCGACGTAGCGAAGATCCACCTGACGCGCGGATCGGTTACCTACACCGACCGCAGCGGCATCCCGCTCGGAACGATTCTGGGCGGCGACTCGACGCACACGGTCGGCGTGCCGCTCGACGCCGTCTCGCCGCAGTTCCAGGAAGCGATCGTCGCTGCCGAAGACGCGCGTTTCCGGCAGCACGGCGGCGTCGATCTCTTCGCGCTGCTGCGCGCCGCGCGCGAGTACGCGATCTTCGGCGAGGCGCGCAGCGGCGGCTCGACCATCGAGATGCAGCTCGCGCGCCTGCTCTATCCCTCGACGCCTCGCGGCGGCGCGCTCGCCCAGATGAAGGATAAGCTGGCGCAGATCGCTACCGCGGAACGCATCGAGATCGGCTCGAGCAAAGCGGCGGTGCTCGAGGCCTACGTCAACCGCGCGCCGATGGGCGGAAATCTCTATGGCGTCGAGGCGGCCGCCCGCACCTACTTCGGCGAGCCCGCTTCGGATCTCGATCTCGCGCAAGCCTCGCTGCTCGCGGCGATTCCCAACGATCCCTCTCGTCTCGCACCCGATTCGAACTGGCACGCGCTGCGCAGGCGCCAGCGATACGTGCTCGACCGGATGGTCGCGCTCGGAAGCATCGATCGCACGACGGCCGATCGGGCCTTCGCCGAGACGCTCGACGTTCGCCGGCACGATTCGGGAATCGCCGACGCGCCGCACGCACTCTTCGATCTCTACCGCAGCGGCTCGGGGGCCGGCGGCCGCGAGCGCACGACGCTCGATCGCTCGCTGCAGCGCTTCGTCCAGGCACAAACCCAAGACGTCATCGCCGCGCTGGCTCGCTATCACGTCAGCGACGCCGCTGCGCTGGTCGCCGATAATCGAACGGGCGATGTGCTCGCCTACGTCGGCTCGCCGGATTATTTTTCTGATGCGGCGCTGGGACGCAACGACGGCGTGCAGGCGCTGCGTCAGGCGGGCTCCTCGCTCAAGCCCTTCACCTACGAGCTCGCACTCGAACGCGAAACGATTCGCTCGACGACGATCCTTCCCGACATTCCCGCGGCCTACGCGATTCCCGGCGGCAGACTCTATCAGCCGGCCGACTACAGCGGCCGCTTCAGCGGCCCCGTGCGCGTTCGCTACGCGCTGGCGAACTCGCTGAACGTGCCGGCCGTGCGCGTCCTCTCCGATCTCGGCGTCGCCAATCTGCTCGACCGCCTCCACGAGCTGGGTTTCGTCCACCTCGATCGCCCCGCGTCGTACTATGGTCTGGGGCTGACGCTGGGGAGCGGTGAGGTTAGCCTCTGGGAACTCGTACAGGCCTACGTAACGATGGCGCGCGAAGGCGACTTCCTAGCGTTGCATCTCGCGGACGACAGCGGCCTCGATCGTCAGGTGGGTGAGGCGCCGAAGTGGGAGCTGGTGACCGACATTCTCGCCGACCCGCACGCGCGCTCGCACTCGTTCGGCCTGCACTCGGTGCTCGAGATGCCGTTCCCGGCCGCGGTAAAGACCGGCACCTCGTCGGATTTCCACGATACGTGGACCGTCGGCTTCACCCGCGATTACACGGTCGGCGTCTGGGTCGGCAACTTCGACGGCAGCGCGATGCGCGGCGTCTCGGGCGTCACCGGCGCCGGGCCGCTCTGGAATCGCATCATGCTGCATCTCTACGAGCGCAGCGCCGAGCCGCCGCCCTTTACAACGCCGCGCGGATACGTACGCATCCCGATCTGCGCGACGACCGGCCGAACTCCCTCGCGCCGGCAACCGTGCCCCGCGACCGTTCAAGAGTGGGTCAAACCGCAGGACATCGCCTCACTGCGTCCGCGCAGCGAACCGATCGCGCTGCGCATTGCGTTCCCCAGCGACGGCGACACCTTCGTACTCAACGCCGCAAGTAACGCGCTCCAACAGCGTTCCCAGCAGATCGCGCTGCACGCAATCGGTTCGCTGGGAAAAGTGCGTTGGACCGTGGACGGCAAACCGCTGGCGCTCGACGCCAACGGCGATGCTTTTTGGCCGCTGCGCCTGGGCGCCTGGCGAATCGAAGCCCACGATGGCAAACGCAACACCAGCGTCACAATCCGCGTCATCCCCCCAACGCCCCCGCGCCCCGGCTTCACCCGCTAA
- a CDS encoding Ig-like domain-containing protein → MRLLYSMLVVAAIVAVASCNGQGGPAKLAPVAAAPTPSLPPWIASISPTRTAQTLAQVRVIFAKPVAAVAALSGDGARSVLDRVAVEPPLAGHFTLLTPRMIGFVADRALPIGARVRITLRAGLRDLDGDSLPSDLAWSFETESLAFRALPQISGGDDESTAPPVDVRPTLDVTANAAVDPSSLASHATLSNGGDSVPLSATLKATPTPYPGSGAQELFDPSLSSWTYELKPAHELRKGTKYTLNIAPGVEPAYGNVPSIKAFSGAVQTYDTLAIVPTPVPSPNSGGRFAAGDPAIAFSNPLDAGSIANAVTISPAPASVQNLYSVADQSNTIAIDPYALDPDKTYVATIAPTVKDVFGQTLGAEQRVTIHTSDFAAGAWAPTGTNVIPAGAPVALNFYATNLPGGKYSMQYARVKPTQLLGNTDALSILPSWKSWPSVTLKGASRNAQSIVRVPLQSRIGRYGALAYGFRTGLDSSDSSPSLTGIAQLTNLGVFSQWFPAHGIVLVAHLSDGAPARGANVTVYRLADSAKVPPAQCATGTTNAAGEADFGGVDVERCSALASSSQGPNLGVVVSEGTDVATVTTWNYSGFARFDIYGSWTSGAPLSRGTIFTDRQMYQPGERAQITGIAYYVKGDRVVPDANADYNVTLSDPSNAATKLGRRRTDSLGVFSMTVPFSNQQALGYYTIAAKGTSGNEIDGSLRVAQFKPPNFSVTVKLAGTSATAGSSLQADVSANYLFGAPLQGGKAHAYVTREVAAVQPKGWDDFSFGPQWFYPEQTPEFTTDVLQRDLPLDEKGDASLDVAVPGDLPFPMTYHVDMETTDVSNLSVSDSQSFLALPADAVIGLASDSVGKAGTAMPIRVLVTSADGKAIAGRAVHLELQKMTYTSATQEEEGGENADQSIKYTTVSTADVTSADKAVTAPLTPNDVGPYRVNATFAQARNDKQRAASATQIQVFAFGAGEADWGLQDANAVAIKLDKKQYAIGDTANALIASPYDRADVYVAVVRNDAIYRTTLHGVSGTVRFPFKVTRAMMPNAALQAVVVRRGGPVGASPKQPTLSLTGMTAFNVDLSGQYVKLAIAPRNATVQPGSAQSVDFTLRNANGSPAHGEIVAMVVNDAILQLSGYRLPDLVQTVFAQQPISTIFSDNRENVMLKTQTPAVEKGFGYGGGFLAGAAGTRVRANFQPMPYYGVLTLDATGRAQANFTMPDDLTTWRVMAVALDSDASHFATGDKTFVSSQPLIANPLLPQFARPGDRFDLGVSVANQTGADGALDLLLRLSGALAFAQGDPHTRKASESAQTGMQAFRFPVAVGTPAPTLVQASGTLGSHSDAFKVPFTASQRAVTDSVIESGVSTGSTSIPVDLRAGGSIELTLANSIVPQFAVPSARELEGDALPLADESASRLVVASALARLRGPYALKLNFDPAQAATENLRALLSYQRGDGGFGEVAEAKESDPFITSAALGALLFARAHGVKVDGGAIAQASNFMSQALANPGRFKWCGDALCKAQLRFEALWTLAQNGKPRTDFLSDIVAQSNGFDSATQIRVARYLLRAPGWQSKGAAMADRLTQTLYMTGRYVTANLSNRWSWLGSLVDAQSQMLQLLIERRAPAEQTAGAVRALVAQQCRCGWPTADDTASALTALSAYAATEKLTPGTATATVNGHQIAHAQFGTTASSQNFTVDASSLQAASAIVVTSSLNGRVHYTLLYTYPIAPDAPGELAAFRVIRTINDPTAAGAASTAAPLATIDLAAPAQPLDVAAGRVFDIGVRTIVDHPIDRLVIDDPLPAAFEAVDTSFRTTLQAIVPQSDSWQMDATQIYSDRVVAYAQHLDPGVYDVHYLVRSVTPGTFAWPGARAYLQNAPEQFGRSASTKLEVKPSN, encoded by the coding sequence GTGCGTCTGCTGTATTCGATGCTCGTCGTCGCGGCCATCGTCGCGGTGGCATCCTGCAACGGCCAGGGCGGCCCGGCGAAGCTCGCGCCGGTCGCCGCGGCGCCCACGCCCTCGCTGCCGCCCTGGATCGCCTCGATCTCCCCAACCCGGACGGCGCAGACGCTGGCGCAAGTGCGCGTGATCTTCGCGAAGCCGGTCGCTGCAGTAGCGGCCCTCTCGGGCGACGGTGCGCGCAGCGTCCTCGATCGCGTCGCCGTCGAGCCGCCGCTCGCGGGACACTTTACGCTGCTCACGCCGCGCATGATCGGCTTCGTCGCCGACCGCGCGCTGCCGATCGGCGCGCGGGTCCGCATCACGCTGCGGGCGGGGCTGCGCGATCTCGACGGCGACTCGCTGCCAAGCGATCTGGCCTGGAGCTTCGAAACCGAATCGCTCGCTTTTCGCGCCCTGCCGCAGATTTCCGGCGGGGACGACGAGTCGACGGCACCACCGGTCGACGTGCGGCCAACGCTCGACGTCACCGCCAATGCGGCCGTCGACCCGAGCTCGCTGGCCTCGCACGCGACGCTTTCCAACGGCGGCGACAGCGTGCCCCTTTCGGCGACGCTCAAGGCAACGCCGACGCCGTATCCCGGTAGCGGCGCGCAAGAGCTCTTCGATCCTTCGCTGAGTTCTTGGACCTACGAGCTGAAGCCGGCCCACGAGTTGCGCAAGGGAACGAAGTACACCCTGAACATCGCGCCCGGCGTCGAGCCGGCATACGGCAACGTCCCGTCGATCAAGGCTTTCAGCGGCGCGGTGCAAACCTACGACACGCTCGCCATCGTGCCGACGCCGGTGCCAAGCCCCAACAGCGGCGGCCGCTTCGCCGCCGGCGACCCGGCGATTGCCTTCAGTAATCCGCTGGATGCCGGCTCGATCGCCAATGCGGTGACGATCTCGCCTGCGCCGGCTTCGGTGCAGAACCTTTACAGCGTCGCCGATCAGTCGAATACGATCGCGATCGATCCCTACGCGCTCGATCCGGACAAAACGTACGTCGCCACGATTGCCCCGACCGTTAAAGACGTTTTCGGGCAGACGCTCGGCGCGGAGCAGAGGGTGACGATTCACACCTCCGACTTCGCGGCGGGGGCCTGGGCGCCGACCGGAACCAACGTCATTCCCGCCGGCGCGCCGGTCGCGTTGAACTTCTATGCCACCAATCTCCCCGGCGGCAAGTACTCCATGCAGTACGCGCGCGTGAAGCCCACGCAGCTTTTGGGCAACACGGATGCCCTCTCGATCCTTCCTTCGTGGAAGAGCTGGCCAAGCGTGACGCTCAAAGGCGCGAGCCGCAACGCGCAGAGCATCGTGCGCGTGCCGCTGCAATCGCGGATCGGCCGGTACGGCGCGCTCGCGTACGGCTTTCGCACCGGCCTCGACAGCAGCGATTCTTCGCCTTCGCTCACCGGCATCGCGCAGCTGACCAACCTCGGCGTCTTCTCGCAGTGGTTCCCGGCGCACGGCATCGTGCTCGTCGCGCATCTCAGCGACGGCGCACCGGCGCGCGGCGCGAACGTCACCGTCTACCGTCTCGCCGACTCGGCGAAGGTCCCGCCGGCGCAGTGCGCGACCGGTACGACCAACGCCGCCGGCGAGGCCGACTTTGGCGGCGTCGACGTCGAGCGCTGCTCGGCGCTGGCCTCGTCGAGTCAGGGGCCAAATCTCGGGGTCGTCGTTAGCGAAGGGACCGACGTCGCGACGGTGACGACCTGGAACTACAGCGGTTTCGCGCGCTTCGATATCTACGGATCGTGGACGAGCGGGGCGCCGCTCTCGCGCGGAACGATCTTTACCGACCGGCAGATGTATCAGCCGGGCGAGCGCGCGCAGATCACGGGGATCGCCTACTATGTCAAGGGCGATCGCGTCGTACCGGACGCGAATGCCGACTATAACGTGACGCTTAGCGATCCGAGCAACGCCGCGACGAAGCTCGGCAGGCGGCGCACCGATTCGCTCGGCGTCTTCTCGATGACGGTTCCGTTCTCGAATCAGCAAGCGCTCGGGTACTACACGATCGCGGCCAAGGGGACGAGCGGCAACGAGATCGACGGCTCGCTGCGCGTCGCGCAGTTCAAGCCCCCGAACTTCAGCGTTACGGTGAAGCTCGCGGGAACGTCGGCGACGGCGGGTTCGAGCCTGCAGGCCGACGTCTCGGCCAACTACCTCTTCGGCGCGCCGCTGCAGGGCGGTAAGGCGCACGCGTACGTCACGCGTGAGGTTGCAGCCGTGCAGCCCAAGGGCTGGGACGATTTCTCGTTCGGGCCGCAATGGTTCTATCCCGAACAGACTCCCGAATTTACGACCGACGTGCTGCAGCGCGATCTGCCGCTCGACGAGAAGGGCGATGCCTCGCTCGACGTCGCGGTGCCCGGCGACCTCCCGTTTCCGATGACGTATCACGTCGATATGGAGACGACCGACGTCTCGAACCTCTCGGTGAGCGATTCGCAGAGTTTTCTCGCGCTGCCGGCGGATGCGGTGATCGGCTTGGCCTCCGATTCGGTCGGCAAAGCCGGAACCGCGATGCCGATTCGCGTGCTCGTAACCAGCGCCGACGGCAAGGCGATCGCGGGACGCGCCGTCCATCTCGAGCTGCAGAAGATGACGTACACCTCGGCGACGCAAGAAGAAGAAGGCGGCGAGAACGCGGATCAGTCGATCAAATACACGACCGTTTCGACGGCCGACGTCACCTCCGCCGACAAGGCCGTAACCGCGCCGCTCACGCCGAATGACGTCGGGCCGTACCGCGTCAACGCGACCTTCGCACAGGCGCGCAACGATAAACAGCGCGCCGCGAGCGCGACGCAGATCCAGGTCTTTGCATTCGGCGCCGGTGAGGCCGATTGGGGATTGCAAGATGCCAACGCCGTGGCGATTAAGCTCGATAAGAAGCAGTACGCGATCGGCGATACCGCCAACGCCTTGATCGCCTCGCCGTACGATCGCGCCGACGTTTACGTTGCGGTCGTGCGCAACGACGCGATCTACCGGACGACCCTACACGGCGTGAGCGGCACGGTACGTTTCCCGTTCAAGGTGACGCGGGCGATGATGCCCAACGCGGCGCTGCAGGCAGTGGTCGTGCGGCGCGGCGGGCCGGTCGGCGCGTCGCCGAAGCAGCCGACGCTCTCGCTGACCGGAATGACCGCCTTCAACGTCGACCTCTCGGGGCAGTACGTGAAGCTTGCGATCGCTCCGCGCAACGCAACCGTGCAGCCGGGAAGCGCCCAGAGCGTCGACTTCACGCTGCGGAATGCAAACGGATCGCCGGCGCACGGCGAGATCGTTGCGATGGTCGTCAACGACGCGATCCTGCAGCTCTCGGGGTATCGTCTGCCCGACCTCGTGCAGACGGTCTTCGCGCAGCAGCCGATCTCGACGATCTTCTCCGATAATCGCGAGAACGTCATGCTCAAGACGCAGACGCCTGCGGTCGAGAAGGGATTCGGCTACGGCGGCGGCTTCCTGGCCGGCGCGGCAGGTACGCGCGTCCGCGCGAACTTCCAGCCGATGCCGTACTACGGCGTCCTCACGCTCGACGCGACCGGCCGCGCGCAGGCGAACTTCACGATGCCCGACGACCTCACAACCTGGCGGGTCATGGCGGTCGCGCTAGACAGCGATGCCTCGCACTTCGCAACCGGCGACAAGACGTTCGTATCCTCGCAGCCGCTGATCGCGAATCCCTTGCTGCCGCAGTTTGCGCGTCCGGGCGATCGCTTCGACCTCGGCGTTTCGGTTGCTAATCAAACCGGGGCGGACGGCGCGCTCGATCTATTGCTGCGGCTGAGCGGCGCACTGGCGTTCGCGCAGGGCGATCCGCATACGCGCAAAGCGTCGGAGAGCGCGCAGACGGGGATGCAGGCGTTTCGCTTCCCGGTCGCCGTCGGGACGCCGGCGCCGACCTTGGTGCAGGCTTCGGGTACGCTCGGCAGCCACAGCGACGCGTTCAAGGTTCCGTTTACCGCAAGCCAACGCGCGGTCACCGATTCGGTGATCGAGAGCGGCGTCAGCACCGGGAGCACCTCGATTCCGGTCGACCTGCGCGCCGGCGGTTCGATCGAGCTGACGCTGGCGAATTCGATCGTGCCGCAGTTCGCCGTCCCGTCGGCGCGCGAGCTCGAGGGCGACGCGCTGCCGCTGGCCGACGAATCGGCCTCACGCCTCGTCGTTGCGAGCGCGCTTGCACGGCTGCGCGGACCGTACGCGCTCAAGCTGAACTTCGATCCCGCGCAAGCGGCGACGGAGAACCTCCGCGCGCTCCTCTCGTACCAGCGCGGCGACGGGGGATTCGGTGAGGTTGCGGAGGCAAAGGAGAGCGACCCGTTCATCACGTCCGCCGCGCTTGGCGCGCTGCTCTTCGCCCGCGCGCACGGCGTGAAGGTCGACGGCGGCGCGATCGCGCAAGCGTCGAACTTCATGTCGCAGGCGCTCGCCAATCCCGGGCGTTTCAAGTGGTGCGGCGACGCGCTCTGCAAGGCGCAGCTGCGCTTCGAAGCGCTCTGGACGCTCGCGCAGAACGGCAAACCGCGAACCGATTTCCTTTCCGATATCGTCGCACAGTCGAACGGCTTCGACAGCGCCACGCAGATCCGCGTTGCGCGCTACCTGCTGCGCGCGCCGGGCTGGCAGAGCAAAGGCGCGGCGATGGCCGATCGCTTGACGCAGACGCTCTACATGACGGGGCGCTACGTGACCGCGAATCTCTCGAATCGCTGGAGCTGGCTCGGCTCGCTCGTCGACGCCCAGTCGCAGATGCTGCAGCTGCTGATCGAGCGGCGCGCGCCGGCCGAACAGACCGCCGGCGCAGTGCGCGCATTGGTCGCGCAGCAGTGCCGTTGCGGCTGGCCGACGGCCGACGATACGGCGTCGGCGCTAACCGCACTCTCGGCGTACGCGGCGACCGAGAAGCTAACGCCGGGCACGGCGACCGCGACGGTCAACGGCCATCAGATCGCGCACGCGCAGTTCGGCACGACGGCGTCCTCGCAGAACTTCACCGTGGACGCGTCGTCGCTGCAGGCCGCGTCGGCGATCGTGGTGACCTCGTCGCTTAACGGGCGCGTGCACTACACGCTGCTCTACACCTATCCGATCGCACCCGACGCGCCCGGCGAGCTGGCCGCCTTCCGCGTGATCCGCACGATCAACGATCCGACGGCTGCCGGCGCGGCTTCGACCGCTGCACCGCTGGCGACGATCGATCTCGCCGCACCGGCGCAGCCGCTCGACGTCGCGGCCGGCCGCGTCTTCGATATCGGCGTGCGGACGATCGTCGATCATCCCATCGACCGGCTCGTCATCGACGATCCGCTGCCGGCGGCCTTTGAAGCCGTCGATACGTCGTTCCGCACGACGCTTCAAGCGATCGTTCCGCAAAGCGACAGCTGGCAGATGGATGCGACGCAGATCTACAGCGACCGTGTCGTCGCCTACGCGCAGCACCTCGATCCCGGCGTCTACGACGTGCACTACCTGGTGCGTTCGGTAACCCCGGGCACCTTCGCATGGCCCGGCGCGCGCGCCTACTTACAGAATGCGCCCGAGCAATTCGGGCGAAGCGCGAGCACGAAGCTCGAGGTGAAGCCGTCGAACTAG
- a CDS encoding acyl-CoA dehydrogenase gives MSTYRAPLRDMQFALRELAGIQEVAALPGCEESLDVLDSVLEEAAAFASGVLDPLNRTGDKEGCTWKDGEVTTPSGFKEAYRQFADAGWIGLPVPPEYGGQGLPQILLGPTLEMWNAANIGFANGPLLNQGAIEAIELVGSDEQKKGYIPNLVSGKWTGTMCLTEPQAGSDLAQVRTRAVPEGDHYLLSGTKIFITFGEHDMADNIIHLVLARLPDAPEGTKGISLFIVPKFLVNDDGTLGARNDVVCASIEHKLGINGNPTCTLNYGEKGKGAVGYLVGEPNRGLEYMFIMMNAARFSVGVQGIALADRAYQSSLAYALERVQGRDLKPGSRAPEVIFKHPDVRRMLMLQKATIEAMRGLAYVTAASLDYALRHPDEKVRKEHKAFVELMIPVVKGWCTENAVDLCSVALQVFGGMGYIEETGIAQQYRDVRIITIYEGTTGIQSLDLIGRKLLRDMGATARTVGKRMEAVAKECAGHSDKSVKRIGESLGAGLKVLNETSQWIGMNAMGDLHKAFACSVPYLRLWGTVAGGWQMARAAQIAAAKIAAGDPEAEFYRAKLATASFYASHVLSQCAWYQRQIVDGSGDVMALDETQFEHDRKATVGV, from the coding sequence ATGAGCACCTACCGAGCTCCCCTGCGCGATATGCAGTTCGCCCTCCGCGAGTTGGCCGGCATCCAGGAGGTAGCCGCCCTGCCGGGCTGCGAGGAGAGCCTCGACGTCCTCGATTCCGTGCTCGAGGAAGCCGCCGCTTTTGCTTCGGGCGTGCTGGACCCGCTGAACCGGACGGGCGATAAGGAGGGCTGCACCTGGAAAGACGGCGAGGTCACGACCCCTTCCGGTTTCAAGGAGGCCTACCGCCAGTTCGCCGACGCGGGCTGGATCGGGCTGCCGGTCCCGCCTGAGTACGGGGGGCAGGGGCTGCCGCAGATTCTGCTCGGCCCGACGCTCGAGATGTGGAACGCGGCAAACATCGGTTTTGCCAACGGCCCGCTGCTCAATCAGGGCGCGATCGAGGCAATCGAGCTGGTCGGCTCCGACGAGCAGAAGAAGGGTTACATCCCCAACCTCGTCTCGGGCAAGTGGACGGGGACGATGTGCCTGACCGAGCCGCAGGCCGGCTCCGACCTCGCGCAGGTGCGCACCCGTGCGGTGCCTGAGGGCGACCACTATCTGCTCTCTGGTACGAAGATCTTCATAACCTTTGGCGAGCACGACATGGCCGATAACATCATTCATCTCGTCCTCGCGCGGCTTCCCGATGCGCCCGAAGGAACCAAAGGCATCTCGCTCTTCATCGTGCCCAAGTTCCTCGTGAACGACGACGGCACGCTCGGCGCGCGCAACGATGTCGTCTGCGCGAGCATCGAGCACAAGCTCGGCATCAACGGTAATCCGACGTGCACGCTCAACTACGGCGAAAAAGGAAAAGGCGCCGTCGGTTATTTGGTCGGCGAGCCGAACCGCGGCCTCGAGTACATGTTCATCATGATGAACGCGGCGCGCTTCTCCGTCGGCGTGCAGGGCATCGCGCTCGCGGACCGGGCGTACCAAAGTTCCCTCGCCTACGCGCTCGAGCGCGTACAGGGGCGCGACCTCAAACCCGGCTCGCGCGCTCCGGAAGTGATCTTCAAACACCCCGACGTGCGGCGCATGCTGATGCTGCAGAAGGCAACGATCGAAGCGATGCGCGGCCTCGCGTATGTGACCGCCGCGTCGCTCGACTACGCGCTGCGCCATCCCGATGAAAAGGTGCGCAAAGAGCACAAAGCGTTCGTCGAGCTGATGATCCCGGTCGTCAAAGGCTGGTGTACCGAAAACGCCGTCGACCTCTGCTCGGTCGCGCTGCAGGTCTTCGGCGGTATGGGCTACATCGAGGAGACCGGCATCGCCCAGCAATATCGCGACGTCCGCATCATCACGATCTACGAAGGAACGACCGGCATCCAGTCGCTCGACCTCATCGGGCGTAAGCTCTTGCGCGATATGGGCGCGACGGCGCGAACCGTCGGCAAGCGGATGGAGGCGGTCGCCAAAGAGTGCGCCGGCCACTCCGACAAGAGCGTGAAGCGGATCGGTGAGTCGCTCGGCGCGGGCCTGAAGGTACTCAACGAAACCTCGCAATGGATCGGCATGAACGCGATGGGCGACTTGCATAAAGCCTTCGCGTGCTCGGTTCCGTACCTGCGTCTATGGGGAACCGTCGCGGGCGGATGGCAGATGGCGCGCGCCGCGCAGATCGCGGCGGCGAAGATCGCGGCCGGCGATCCGGAGGCCGAGTTCTACCGCGCGAAGCTCGCGACCGCATCGTTTTACGCTTCGCACGTGCTCTCGCAGTGCGCTTGGTATCAGCGGCAGATCGTCGATGGATCGGGCGACGTGATGGCGCTGGACGAAACGCAGTTCGAGCACGACCGTAAGGCGACCGTCGGCGTCTGA